From the Lathyrus oleraceus cultivar Zhongwan6 chromosome 4, CAAS_Psat_ZW6_1.0, whole genome shotgun sequence genome, one window contains:
- the LOC127075720 gene encoding uncharacterized protein LOC127075720, protein MERKGVTQMLQRSSYVSALAHMTKVFKQSDKSKNFGMLCPCDIRVKACGVVRSLALMTHVTTDIEKDCSIGVVCFG, encoded by the exons ATGGAAAGGAAAGGAGTAACACAG ATGCTACAAAGGTCATCATATGTGAGTGCTTTGGCCCACATGACTAAAGTTTTTAAACAGTCTGATAAGTCCAAAAAT TTTGGCATGCTTTGTCCATGTGATATTCGGGTGAAAGCATGTGGAGTAGTAAGGAGTCTGGCTTTGATGACTCATGTCACTACTGATATAGAGAAAGACTGTTCAATTGGTGTGGTATGTTTTGGGTGA